In Bacteroidales bacterium, one DNA window encodes the following:
- the pepE gene encoding dipeptidase PepE yields the protein MKLLLISNSTNAGEAYLQHPKEQINTFLKDVKKVLFIPYAAVTFTFDEYEKKVQSKFSEMGIEVESIHHSKFPKRSVQEAEAIVVGGGNTFRLLKMIHQFDLIEAVRYKVLSGTPYVGWSAGANVACPTICTTNDMPITEPDNFGAFNLVRFQINPHYIDSHPDGHAGETREQRILEFLEMDPYVYVVGLREGTMILLDNVKLSLIGQKPARVFKKGLPAKEVNPGEDLDFLFE from the coding sequence ATGAAATTACTTTTAATTAGCAACTCCACTAATGCCGGAGAGGCATACCTCCAGCATCCTAAAGAGCAAATTAACACATTTCTAAAAGATGTCAAGAAGGTTTTATTCATACCCTATGCGGCTGTAACGTTCACTTTTGATGAGTATGAAAAAAAAGTTCAAAGCAAATTCAGCGAAATGGGTATAGAGGTGGAATCTATTCATCACTCGAAATTCCCCAAAAGATCTGTTCAAGAAGCCGAGGCAATTGTAGTTGGTGGAGGTAACACATTTAGACTACTTAAAATGATTCATCAATTTGATCTTATTGAGGCTGTTAGATATAAAGTTCTAAGTGGAACTCCTTATGTTGGATGGAGTGCGGGAGCTAATGTTGCTTGTCCAACAATTTGCACAACAAATGACATGCCCATAACCGAACCCGATAATTTTGGTGCTTTTAACTTAGTTAGATTTCAAATAAATCCTCATTACATCGATTCGCATCCAGACGGACATGCTGGAGAAACCCGCGAACAAAGAATTTTAGAGTTTCTAGAAATGGATCCTTATGTTTACGTTGTGGGACTTCGAGAGGGTACTATGATTCTTTTAGATAATGTAAAATTATCACTTATTGGCCAAAAACCTGCTAGAGTATTCAAAAAAGGATTACCTGCAAAAGAGGTTAACCCTGGTGAAGATTTAGATTTTCTTTTTGAATAA
- a CDS encoding ABC transporter ATP-binding protein, with protein sequence MIKTVDLFKVFRTDEVETTALNKVSFEVKSGEFVAIMGPSGCGKSTLLNILGLLDNPSDGQYFFMDHEVSKFKEKQRTNLRKSNIGFVFQSFNLIDELTVFENVELPLLYQNVPSSERKKKVEIVLERMKISHRRNHFPQQLSGGQQQRVAIARSVVSNPKLILADEPTGNLDSANGEEVMGLLTELNNEGTTIIMVTHSPTDAEKAHRIVQLFDGHIVTENIKKIL encoded by the coding sequence ATGATTAAAACCGTTGATCTTTTCAAAGTATTTCGTACAGACGAAGTAGAAACTACCGCCTTAAATAAAGTTTCTTTCGAAGTAAAAAGCGGTGAATTTGTTGCAATTATGGGTCCTTCTGGTTGCGGAAAATCAACTTTACTCAATATACTCGGCTTACTCGACAACCCATCGGACGGCCAATACTTTTTTATGGACCACGAAGTATCAAAATTCAAAGAGAAACAAAGAACGAACCTTCGTAAATCCAATATAGGATTTGTATTCCAGAGTTTTAACCTTATTGATGAACTAACAGTTTTTGAAAACGTAGAACTTCCCCTACTATATCAAAATGTCCCCTCCTCTGAACGAAAGAAAAAAGTAGAGATCGTTCTTGAGAGGATGAAAATATCCCACAGACGGAATCACTTTCCACAGCAGCTATCTGGAGGTCAACAGCAACGCGTTGCTATTGCAAGATCCGTTGTTAGTAACCCGAAACTAATTCTCGCAGATGAACCAACAGGAAACCTCGATTCTGCTAATGGCGAAGAAGTAATGGGTCTGCTTACAGAACTTAACAACGAGGGAACAACCATTATAATGGTAACACACTCCCCAACAGATGCGGAAAAAGCACATCGTATTGTTCAACTATTTGACGGACACATTGTAACAGAAAACATTAAAAAGATTTTATAA